Proteins encoded within one genomic window of Verrucomicrobiales bacterium:
- a CDS encoding MBL fold metallo-hydrolase → MLTHSHTQWFRVARPDRMPHLQQLPSRLTRGLTAMLLVAIGINSAYSQALPTITQTTLTNGEIALKFQASAQFNSRLERSANLVDWNGVYTFPRTSATQQHVDASPRFEARTFYRIVQLTETNALTGDHLATSEGDLIIHPVNHASLVMAWKDQVIYADPVGGASLYRNLPRPTLILVTDIHGDHADSTTINGIGGTNAVVVIPSAVLPMLSSGVRAVSRVLANGANLAVSGLTIEAIPMYNLTAGRLNYHSKGRGNGYVLTLGDRRIYLSGDTEDIPEMRALRNIDVAFVCMNLPFTMDIQQAASATREFRPRRVFPYHFSSSNVTQFKQLVGTDLDVEVLLRKWY, encoded by the coding sequence ATGCTCACTCACTCTCACACCCAGTGGTTTCGCGTCGCCCGCCCCGACCGGATGCCCCATCTGCAACAACTCCCAAGTCGTCTCACACGAGGGCTGACGGCCATGCTCCTGGTGGCAATCGGGATCAACTCAGCCTATTCCCAGGCACTTCCGACCATCACCCAAACCACGCTGACCAACGGCGAAATCGCCCTAAAGTTCCAAGCTTCCGCACAATTCAACTCTCGGCTTGAACGCTCCGCCAACCTGGTGGACTGGAACGGGGTTTACACCTTCCCTCGAACCTCCGCCACGCAACAGCACGTGGACGCCAGCCCTCGTTTCGAAGCGAGAACGTTCTACCGAATCGTGCAACTCACGGAGACCAACGCACTTACCGGAGACCACCTGGCCACCAGCGAAGGAGATCTCATCATCCACCCGGTCAACCACGCCTCCCTCGTCATGGCCTGGAAAGATCAGGTCATCTACGCAGATCCCGTCGGCGGGGCCTCCCTCTACCGCAATCTCCCCCGTCCCACCCTCATTCTGGTGACCGATATTCACGGGGATCATGCGGATAGCACCACGATCAATGGCATCGGCGGAACCAATGCTGTCGTGGTCATCCCCTCCGCGGTGCTCCCCATGCTCTCGAGCGGCGTGCGCGCTGTCAGTCGGGTGCTGGCCAATGGAGCCAACCTGGCGGTATCCGGCCTCACCATCGAAGCCATCCCGATGTACAACCTCACCGCCGGACGTCTCAACTACCACAGCAAGGGACGGGGCAACGGGTATGTGCTGACTCTGGGGGACCGGCGTATCTACCTCAGTGGGGACACGGAAGACATCCCCGAGATGCGCGCCCTGCGTAACATCGATGTCGCCTTCGTGTGCATGAACCTGCCTTTTACCATGGATATCCAACAAGCCGCCAGCGCCACTCGCGAATTCCGGCCTCGCCGGGTCTTCCCCTACCACTTTTCCAGCAGCAACGTCACCCAGTTCAAACAACTGGTCGGAACCGACCTCGACGTCGAGGTGCTGCTGCGTAAATGGTACTGA
- a CDS encoding alpha/beta hydrolase has protein sequence MRPPPESKLHRLAYRVFGMSVVLCAILSLSVAGALADAPPTPLPLWPNGAPGALGKSPGDMPTLTTYVPTNANGSAMLLIPGGSYQGIYEGQADPFARWLVDQGITVFLLRYRLGAAGYRYPAQLQDAVESIRTMRRKATQWKIQTNRVGVMGFSAGGHLVSTLINRPQDGEIPGRSHLDPVSSKPDLAILCYPVISMITKPHLTSREHLVGNSPSEALLQQTSSELQVHPGLPPCFLWHTAEDKLVPVEHAQLYAAALHRHSIPHEFHLYQHGDHGTGLMGTDHPWMQDLLHWLKAQKFLEPRNLSAER, from the coding sequence ATGCGTCCTCCGCCAGAAAGTAAGCTGCACCGACTCGCGTACCGCGTCTTCGGAATGAGCGTGGTTCTGTGCGCCATCCTGAGCCTCAGCGTCGCTGGGGCTCTAGCCGACGCCCCTCCGACTCCCCTGCCCCTCTGGCCTAACGGGGCACCGGGAGCCCTGGGTAAATCGCCCGGGGATATGCCTACTCTGACAACCTACGTCCCAACCAACGCAAACGGAAGCGCGATGCTGTTGATTCCGGGCGGGAGTTATCAGGGCATCTACGAGGGCCAGGCTGATCCCTTCGCACGCTGGCTGGTCGACCAGGGCATCACGGTATTCTTGCTTCGTTACCGCTTGGGCGCGGCCGGCTACCGCTATCCAGCCCAGCTCCAAGATGCGGTCGAATCCATCCGCACTATGCGCAGAAAGGCGACGCAGTGGAAGATCCAGACCAACCGCGTCGGCGTTATGGGCTTCTCTGCCGGGGGGCACCTAGTGTCGACGCTGATCAACCGTCCACAGGACGGCGAGATTCCGGGTCGCTCCCACCTAGATCCAGTCAGTTCAAAGCCCGATCTGGCGATTCTGTGCTATCCGGTGATCAGCATGATCACCAAACCGCATCTCACCTCGCGCGAACACCTCGTCGGCAACTCACCCAGCGAGGCGTTGTTGCAGCAGACCTCCAGCGAGCTCCAGGTGCATCCCGGCCTACCTCCCTGCTTTCTCTGGCACACAGCGGAAGATAAATTGGTTCCCGTGGAACATGCGCAGTTGTATGCAGCGGCGTTGCACCGACACTCCATCCCACACGAATTCCACCTCTATCAGCACGGTGATCACGGCACGGGACTCATGGGCACAGACCATCCCTGGATGCAGGATCTCCTGCATTGGCTTAAAGCTCAAAAGTTTCTCGAGCCGAGAAACCTTTCTGCAGAACGGTAG
- a CDS encoding ThuA domain-containing protein gives MKTRSFRSFAVLILASSLWLTGDAWGADSPLRVFIRGGAKTHGPKENGLHDHPRFLGEFTQLLTERGATVDGAMNFPTGEQLERTDVLVMFAAEAGSIAGTDRENLEKFLTRGGGMVCLHDAVCGTNAPWFKTIIGGAWEHGRSKWFEGPISFYYVNQNHPITAGCSNFDVDDEMYWDLHMMPEAKILASTWIPDKRNNKDGRPLPHIYDTAPQMWTYERTLAGGKPYRAFVSLPGHKYATFQLPHYRAVVLRGIAWAGHRPENSLCKPEELATLRYPEGGPTAPNQAGSKLEIHPEFKMTLVAAEPLLSKPIALDWDHQGRLWVAETVEYPNGRRGMRPALQGNEWKDGGGLVAQVGKQERPAQDRLSILVDSDGDGLMDKKTVWFEGLELVTGFVFHRDGVIASAAPDILWIRDRDGDGKADEVTPLYTGLGTSDTHAVINNLRWGMDGWIYATHGYSAGDVKSANGSKEFGRIGSGVVRFRPDGSAFEQYSSKGGNTWGLDFSWDGDLFYTQPTSGDLLMTVLLPEAILAKSPGSKATSYQVVIKSPKAHPLMKWENMAYVQIDWVGSFTAAAGAAIYNGGSWPASYHNHYFTTEPTINIVHHEEITAAGAGYQGRKLRTEEFVGSRDLWFRPIETRIGPDGALYVLDFYNQAVIHNDTRGPAHNAVNAAVRPDRDHYFGRVWRIDHREAKPLPPARLVPTSAEDLMAALSHPNRAVRMSAHRLLLERGNAEISRIANNENASPLSRVHALWVAEQLYGVEEDVLVAALKNPDAGVRKVAARIAGQTPAGRVARTKLQNALILAATNESPAVQLQALIALSAQKPGDEVAARLVALYPSLNDRWLEAAAQTAAASSPVATIKAALQSKSAASLANLVNALAATVGRSGTPQDAVALVNALTEPGANEELKQGILQQFARSLKPETTPGWTDSLKASIRSLIQSPESATKLAALPLVARWDTQSSLASEVKQEVSGLLLKVKDRSISEDSRSQIATSLLGVRKFSEEIVPTVAGLVGGSETTSLQDRIIKSMGEIPDAQVGKALATVFPKLAGELQNTAFNQVIKRNDWSIALLDAVKAGQVPLGSIGPANVHRLRYHPDAAVAKLATETIEALRGPEAKEKQALISKLTPEVEKPGDKAKGHLLFTQNCATCHRLNEEGKEVGPALTGMGAHGSAELLVHILDPNREVDPSFAAWNFETKDGESYDGIVARENRASVFLRNAAGEMELKRDDVKAQKNTGRSLMPEGFESLGAEGLRDLLAFMTAADSRFRILDLRSAFTADSSKGIYRSLESTEESLKFRKFGIVQAGGVPFEVLTPTKTPGGRNVIVLKGGEGLARSFPQKLEIPAKGIMANRLHFLGGVAGWGYPCCGENKDLPVTKVTVEFADGNREEHVLKNGVEFADYNGNADVPGSARVEGLVPRHQQVRWFTKALKRTGELKRITLESFDNQVAPTFVAMTAEVGDPKTAVTAAAASPAPAPKAFDWPPGIRTLLVGGGSSHDFNRWFNLADVATLRAAGGFSVNYTERYGEVIPALSQIQVLGWSANQPQKDPVLRQSLLDYANAGKGLVLLHPGNWYIWNDWPEWNKQLVGGGARSHDRYGEFEVTVTQPEHPLMKGVPTTFRISDELYHFQKDEQGAPIEVLAIGKNLTTGKTHPQVWITKHPKARIANITLGHDGLSHDHPAYKQMLINAIRWAADEKATAAR, from the coding sequence ATGAAAACAAGATCGTTCAGATCGTTTGCCGTCTTGATTCTGGCATCCTCTCTCTGGCTGACCGGAGATGCCTGGGGCGCCGACAGCCCGTTGCGCGTGTTTATCCGAGGTGGAGCCAAAACCCATGGCCCCAAGGAAAACGGTCTACATGACCATCCGCGCTTCCTCGGCGAGTTCACCCAACTCCTCACCGAACGCGGGGCGACGGTGGATGGTGCGATGAATTTTCCGACGGGCGAACAACTGGAGCGCACCGATGTGCTGGTCATGTTCGCCGCCGAAGCGGGTTCCATTGCCGGAACCGATCGAGAAAACCTGGAGAAGTTTCTGACCCGAGGAGGCGGCATGGTCTGCTTGCATGACGCAGTGTGCGGCACCAACGCGCCCTGGTTTAAAACGATCATCGGAGGAGCTTGGGAGCACGGTCGGTCCAAATGGTTCGAGGGGCCTATCTCCTTCTACTATGTGAACCAGAACCATCCCATCACCGCCGGCTGCTCCAATTTCGATGTCGATGACGAAATGTATTGGGACCTCCACATGATGCCGGAGGCAAAGATTCTAGCCTCCACCTGGATCCCGGATAAGCGCAACAACAAGGATGGCCGCCCCCTGCCTCACATCTACGACACCGCCCCGCAAATGTGGACCTACGAGCGCACTCTCGCAGGGGGAAAACCCTACCGAGCATTCGTGTCCCTCCCGGGCCACAAGTATGCAACCTTCCAACTCCCCCACTACCGAGCCGTGGTGTTGCGCGGAATTGCCTGGGCCGGACATCGTCCGGAGAACTCATTGTGCAAGCCGGAGGAACTCGCCACGCTGCGCTACCCGGAAGGCGGCCCCACCGCCCCGAACCAGGCGGGCTCCAAACTCGAGATTCATCCTGAGTTCAAGATGACGCTGGTCGCAGCCGAACCGCTCCTCAGCAAGCCCATCGCCCTGGACTGGGATCACCAAGGTCGCCTGTGGGTCGCCGAGACTGTGGAATACCCCAACGGCCGCCGCGGAATGCGCCCAGCCCTGCAAGGCAATGAGTGGAAGGACGGCGGCGGGCTGGTGGCCCAAGTCGGAAAGCAGGAGCGTCCCGCCCAGGATCGCCTCAGCATTCTCGTCGACAGCGATGGCGATGGGCTCATGGATAAAAAGACTGTCTGGTTCGAGGGACTGGAACTCGTCACCGGTTTTGTGTTCCACCGCGATGGCGTCATCGCTTCCGCTGCACCGGACATCCTGTGGATTCGCGACCGAGACGGCGATGGAAAGGCCGATGAAGTAACGCCACTTTACACCGGGCTCGGTACCAGCGATACCCATGCAGTGATCAACAATCTGCGCTGGGGCATGGATGGCTGGATCTACGCTACCCATGGCTACAGCGCCGGGGATGTCAAATCGGCCAATGGATCCAAGGAGTTTGGCCGGATTGGCTCAGGAGTGGTTCGCTTCCGTCCAGATGGCTCCGCCTTCGAGCAGTATTCGTCGAAGGGGGGCAATACGTGGGGATTGGACTTCTCCTGGGATGGCGATCTGTTTTACACCCAGCCCACGAGTGGAGACCTGCTCATGACGGTCTTACTTCCCGAAGCCATCCTGGCCAAGAGCCCCGGCTCAAAGGCCACCAGCTACCAGGTCGTGATCAAGAGCCCCAAGGCGCATCCACTGATGAAGTGGGAAAACATGGCCTACGTTCAAATCGATTGGGTGGGCAGCTTCACCGCCGCCGCCGGTGCCGCCATCTACAACGGAGGCTCCTGGCCAGCGTCCTACCACAATCATTATTTCACCACCGAACCCACCATCAACATCGTGCATCATGAGGAGATCACCGCCGCGGGCGCAGGTTACCAGGGCCGTAAACTCCGGACGGAGGAGTTCGTCGGTTCCCGTGATCTCTGGTTCCGGCCGATCGAGACGCGCATCGGACCCGATGGAGCCCTATACGTCCTCGACTTTTACAATCAAGCGGTGATTCACAATGACACCCGCGGCCCAGCCCACAACGCGGTGAACGCCGCGGTCCGCCCCGACCGAGATCACTATTTCGGCCGCGTCTGGCGGATTGATCATCGGGAGGCAAAACCTCTTCCTCCCGCTCGGCTCGTTCCGACCTCCGCCGAGGATCTTATGGCAGCTCTGTCTCATCCCAACCGCGCCGTGCGAATGTCCGCCCATCGCCTGCTTCTGGAGCGAGGCAACGCGGAGATCAGCCGAATCGCCAACAACGAGAATGCCAGCCCGCTCAGCCGGGTTCATGCGCTGTGGGTGGCCGAACAACTCTACGGGGTGGAGGAGGATGTCTTGGTCGCCGCGCTTAAGAATCCCGATGCCGGGGTTCGCAAGGTGGCCGCGCGCATCGCTGGACAAACCCCGGCGGGCCGGGTTGCTCGAACCAAACTACAAAACGCTCTCATCCTCGCCGCCACCAACGAATCTCCCGCCGTTCAGCTGCAAGCCCTGATTGCGCTCAGTGCTCAGAAACCAGGCGATGAAGTCGCGGCTCGACTGGTTGCCCTCTACCCGTCCCTCAATGACCGATGGCTCGAAGCCGCCGCCCAAACCGCGGCCGCCTCGTCGCCTGTAGCGACCATCAAAGCGGCCCTCCAGAGCAAGTCGGCCGCTTCCCTGGCAAATCTGGTCAACGCTTTGGCCGCAACAGTGGGGCGCAGCGGCACTCCGCAGGATGCAGTTGCTTTGGTCAACGCGCTGACTGAACCCGGTGCCAATGAGGAGCTGAAGCAAGGGATCTTGCAGCAGTTCGCCAGATCCTTGAAGCCCGAGACCACACCCGGCTGGACCGATTCACTCAAGGCTTCCATCCGCAGCCTGATCCAGTCTCCGGAAAGCGCCACGAAATTGGCTGCACTCCCCCTAGTGGCCCGCTGGGACACCCAGTCCAGCCTCGCATCGGAGGTCAAGCAGGAGGTGTCGGGACTGCTCCTCAAAGTGAAGGATCGATCTATTTCTGAAGACTCGCGCAGTCAGATCGCCACCAGCCTCCTGGGCGTGCGCAAGTTTAGCGAGGAGATCGTGCCCACCGTGGCCGGATTGGTGGGAGGCAGCGAAACCACCTCCCTCCAGGACCGAATCATCAAGTCGATGGGCGAGATCCCGGACGCACAGGTCGGCAAAGCTCTGGCTACGGTGTTTCCTAAACTGGCTGGAGAACTGCAGAACACTGCCTTCAACCAGGTCATCAAACGCAACGACTGGTCGATCGCCCTTTTGGATGCCGTCAAGGCCGGCCAGGTTCCCTTGGGAAGCATTGGCCCTGCGAACGTGCATCGCCTCCGCTACCACCCGGATGCGGCGGTGGCCAAGCTCGCCACCGAGACAATCGAAGCTCTCCGCGGCCCCGAGGCCAAGGAAAAGCAGGCCCTGATCTCCAAGCTCACGCCCGAGGTCGAGAAGCCTGGGGACAAGGCGAAGGGTCACCTGCTCTTCACACAAAATTGCGCGACCTGCCATCGGTTGAACGAGGAAGGTAAGGAGGTAGGACCGGCGCTCACAGGAATGGGCGCTCACGGATCAGCTGAATTGCTCGTGCACATCCTGGATCCTAACCGCGAAGTGGATCCCAGCTTTGCCGCCTGGAATTTTGAAACCAAGGATGGCGAGTCCTATGATGGCATCGTGGCTCGCGAAAACCGCGCGTCGGTTTTCCTGCGCAACGCTGCAGGGGAGATGGAGCTGAAACGGGACGACGTGAAGGCTCAGAAAAACACCGGCCGATCGCTGATGCCGGAAGGCTTCGAGTCCCTGGGCGCCGAGGGACTGCGCGATCTGTTGGCGTTCATGACGGCCGCCGATTCACGGTTCCGAATCCTGGACCTGCGCAGCGCCTTCACCGCCGACAGCTCCAAGGGCATCTACCGAAGCCTCGAGAGCACGGAGGAAAGCCTCAAGTTCCGCAAGTTCGGGATCGTTCAGGCTGGAGGCGTCCCATTCGAGGTGCTGACGCCCACCAAGACCCCCGGGGGACGCAATGTCATCGTGCTCAAAGGTGGAGAAGGGTTGGCTAGAAGCTTTCCCCAAAAGCTCGAGATCCCCGCCAAAGGCATCATGGCCAACCGGCTTCATTTCCTGGGTGGAGTCGCCGGCTGGGGCTATCCCTGCTGCGGGGAGAACAAGGATCTTCCGGTCACCAAGGTTACCGTTGAGTTCGCCGACGGGAACCGCGAGGAACATGTCCTAAAAAACGGCGTCGAATTCGCCGATTACAACGGCAACGCGGATGTTCCGGGATCAGCCCGGGTGGAAGGACTCGTTCCCCGCCACCAGCAAGTTCGCTGGTTCACCAAGGCGCTGAAACGGACCGGCGAACTGAAGCGCATCACGCTGGAGAGTTTCGACAACCAGGTAGCCCCGACCTTCGTAGCGATGACGGCTGAGGTGGGCGATCCCAAAACAGCTGTCACCGCCGCCGCAGCGAGTCCCGCCCCTGCGCCCAAGGCCTTCGACTGGCCTCCGGGGATCCGAACGCTGCTGGTCGGCGGCGGAAGCTCCCATGACTTCAACCGCTGGTTCAACCTGGCGGATGTCGCCACGCTGCGCGCAGCCGGCGGCTTCAGTGTGAATTACACCGAGCGGTATGGGGAAGTCATCCCCGCGCTCTCCCAGATCCAAGTGCTCGGCTGGAGCGCCAATCAACCCCAGAAGGATCCCGTCCTTCGCCAAAGCCTGCTGGACTATGCCAACGCGGGCAAAGGCTTGGTACTGCTCCATCCTGGCAATTGGTACATCTGGAACGACTGGCCGGAGTGGAACAAGCAGCTCGTAGGAGGTGGCGCGCGTAGCCACGACCGTTACGGGGAGTTCGAAGTGACTGTCACCCAGCCCGAACACCCGCTAATGAAGGGAGTCCCGACCACGTTTCGGATCTCAGATGAGCTGTATCACTTCCAAAAAGATGAGCAAGGCGCCCCCATTGAGGTGCTGGCGATCGGGAAGAATCTGACCACCGGAAAAACCCATCCGCAGGTATGGATTACGAAGCACCCCAAGGCGCGTATCGCGAATATCACCCTCGGACACGATGGCCTCAGCCATGACCATCCCGCCTACAAACAGATGTTGATTAACGCCATTCGTTGGGCCGCGGATGAGAAGGCCACAGCGGCTCGGTAG